A window of candidate division KSB1 bacterium contains these coding sequences:
- a CDS encoding ABC transporter permease, translated as MNRPALSDITLRFRHVWYRNLITYKRIWKVNFLVPLLEPAFYILAFGLGFSGLIGGVEYAGLQLEYTRFMAPALVATACMWNSFFETTYTSFVRMYYQKTFDGLLATPLSLEEIIIAEIVWAASKAAGAVTIMLVVLIPIGFANFPGALMCIPLAFLGGLAFASIGMFFTGIIPTIDMFNLPVFLFITPMFLFSGTFFPISGIPEWAGLFSLLFPLYHLVELTRFFCIGAMESHMLFNILYLILFAVLFGYLALRNMKRRIIQ; from the coding sequence ATGAATCGACCTGCTCTTTCTGATATTACCCTTCGGTTCCGGCACGTCTGGTACCGGAATTTAATAACCTACAAGCGTATCTGGAAAGTTAACTTTCTTGTCCCTCTGCTCGAGCCTGCTTTTTATATTTTGGCATTTGGACTTGGGTTCTCCGGCCTTATCGGCGGGGTCGAGTATGCAGGCCTGCAGCTGGAGTATACCCGGTTCATGGCGCCGGCACTGGTGGCGACTGCCTGTATGTGGAATTCTTTTTTCGAAACCACCTATACCTCTTTTGTGCGGATGTACTATCAAAAGACATTTGACGGACTTTTGGCAACACCGTTAAGTCTTGAGGAAATTATCATTGCGGAAATTGTCTGGGCGGCATCCAAAGCTGCGGGCGCGGTCACGATTATGCTTGTCGTGCTGATTCCCATCGGCTTTGCCAACTTTCCCGGAGCTCTGATGTGCATCCCGCTGGCCTTTCTGGGCGGACTCGCCTTTGCTTCCATCGGAATGTTTTTTACCGGTATCATTCCGACAATCGACATGTTTAATCTGCCGGTGTTTTTGTTTATCACCCCCATGTTTCTATTCTCGGGTACGTTTTTCCCCATTTCAGGAATCCCGGAATGGGCCGGACTGTTTTCTCTGTTGTTTCCGTTGTATCATCTGGTTGAATTGACCCGCTTTTTCTGTATAGGCGCCATGGAATCGCATATGCTTTTTAATATCCTGTATCTCATTCTGTTCGCTGTGCTGTTCGGATATCTGGCGCTCCGCAATATGAAGCGGCGCATTATTCAATAG